The following proteins are encoded in a genomic region of Desulfuromonas acetoxidans DSM 684:
- a CDS encoding winged helix-turn-helix transcriptional regulator yields MAIENVATTLSVMGGKWKPLILCQLFKKPRRFTELQTIPGVTPKVLTQQLRELEQEGLVRRIIVQVVPTHVEYRMTDYGETLCPVLRAMGQWGEKHEQRRAQHKTDHPMGESA; encoded by the coding sequence ATGGCGATTGAGAATGTGGCGACGACATTGAGTGTCATGGGAGGAAAATGGAAGCCGCTTATTTTATGTCAGCTATTTAAGAAACCGCGCCGTTTTACCGAACTGCAAACCATTCCCGGTGTGACGCCAAAAGTACTGACGCAGCAACTTCGCGAGTTGGAGCAGGAGGGATTGGTCCGACGAATTATTGTCCAGGTGGTGCCGACCCATGTGGAATATCGGATGACCGACTACGGTGAAACCTTATGTCCCGTGTTGAGAGCCATGGGCCAATGGGGTGAAAAACATGAGCAGCGTCGCGCACAGCACAAAACGGATCACCCGATGGGGGAATCCGCCTGA
- a CDS encoding HAMP domain-containing methyl-accepting chemotaxis protein, with amino-acid sequence MLKNLSLAKKLSAGFGAILILLMMVGGISYSTLDTSSRGFQEYRAMARDTNLAGRVQANLLMVRMNVKDYIITASEEDFSDYEKYWQKTATFMASAQKEIQVPQRAELIDRIDDELQSYNKAFHAVVDYIHKRNNLVHNVMAGRAPAIEQDLTAILTSAKRDDDITAAYGAALVLRNFLLATFYAEEFLDTNNQSEIEHVKKEFSEMSTMLEELDRELQNPQRRELLDNVIRDKKAYQQAFDEVVTIIGARNTLIHEKLDVIGPEIAHMIEQVKLDIKKEQDTLGPELQDKNQHAVTLIVTLVILSVVVGFIATVILVRTLTKPIIAGIGLAKKIARGDFSERLAIEQHDEIGQMTQALNDMAESLAQNATAAEQIAEGNLDVDVTLASPQDQLGLALQKMVAGLNDSLGQVQTASGQISSAANEIADASQALSQGATESASSLEEVSSSLNELAAQTATNAEHSGQANALADSAKRSAERGNQQMSNMVIAMTEINDSSQNISKIIKTIDEIAFQTNLLALNAAVEAARAGQHGKGFAVVAEEVRNLAARSAKAAQETAELIESSVAKTTNGSAIAEQTAEALTEIVSEIGKVSDLISEITIASKEQAEGVNQINIGISQIDQVTQQNTASAEQSAAASEELSGQASQMQEMLKQFKLKNVTQKHLSLPQVSHQDDSSEPSGEWGSPARLKLS; translated from the coding sequence ATGCTTAAGAATCTCAGTCTCGCTAAGAAACTTTCAGCCGGTTTTGGCGCCATTCTTATTCTACTCATGATGGTCGGCGGCATCTCCTATTCTACCCTCGACACATCATCACGGGGATTCCAGGAATATCGAGCCATGGCCCGCGATACCAATCTGGCAGGACGGGTTCAAGCCAACTTGCTGATGGTTCGCATGAATGTGAAGGACTATATCATTACGGCCAGCGAAGAAGATTTTTCAGACTACGAAAAATACTGGCAAAAAACCGCTACGTTCATGGCCTCCGCGCAAAAAGAGATCCAAGTACCGCAACGTGCCGAACTCATCGACCGGATCGATGATGAACTGCAAAGCTACAACAAAGCGTTTCACGCCGTGGTTGACTATATTCACAAACGCAACAATCTGGTCCATAACGTCATGGCTGGCCGGGCTCCGGCTATTGAACAAGACCTGACAGCGATTCTCACCTCGGCAAAACGAGACGATGACATAACCGCCGCCTATGGAGCAGCCCTGGTGTTGCGAAACTTCCTGTTGGCAACCTTCTACGCCGAAGAGTTCCTGGACACCAATAATCAAAGTGAGATTGAGCACGTGAAAAAAGAGTTCTCCGAAATGAGCACCATGCTGGAAGAGCTTGATCGAGAACTACAAAATCCTCAACGCCGTGAGCTGCTTGACAACGTGATTCGAGATAAAAAAGCCTACCAACAGGCATTTGATGAGGTAGTCACAATCATCGGCGCACGCAACACCCTGATCCATGAAAAACTCGATGTGATCGGACCGGAGATCGCCCACATGATTGAACAGGTCAAACTGGATATCAAAAAAGAGCAGGACACTCTGGGGCCAGAATTACAAGATAAAAATCAACATGCCGTGACACTCATCGTCACGTTGGTGATTTTGTCCGTGGTCGTGGGATTCATCGCCACCGTGATACTTGTACGTACCCTCACAAAGCCGATCATTGCCGGCATCGGGCTGGCAAAAAAAATCGCCCGTGGCGATTTCAGCGAACGACTGGCCATTGAACAGCATGATGAAATCGGCCAGATGACCCAAGCTCTGAACGATATGGCTGAAAGCCTGGCGCAAAACGCAACGGCAGCCGAACAGATTGCAGAGGGCAATCTCGATGTTGATGTCACGCTGGCATCGCCGCAAGACCAACTCGGTCTGGCGCTGCAAAAAATGGTGGCAGGGCTCAACGACAGCTTGGGGCAGGTTCAAACAGCGAGCGGTCAGATCTCCTCGGCAGCCAATGAAATTGCTGATGCCAGCCAGGCCCTGTCACAAGGGGCAACGGAATCCGCCAGTTCCCTGGAAGAGGTTTCCTCGTCGCTCAATGAACTCGCGGCACAAACCGCAACTAATGCCGAACATTCCGGACAGGCCAACGCCTTGGCAGACAGTGCCAAACGATCGGCCGAAAGAGGCAACCAGCAGATGAGCAACATGGTCATCGCGATGACGGAGATTAACGACTCGAGCCAGAACATCTCCAAAATCATCAAAACCATCGATGAAATTGCCTTTCAAACCAACCTTCTGGCTCTCAATGCCGCGGTTGAAGCAGCCCGCGCAGGTCAACACGGCAAAGGATTTGCCGTCGTCGCTGAAGAAGTTCGCAACCTGGCGGCACGCAGCGCCAAAGCTGCTCAGGAAACGGCTGAGTTAATTGAAAGTTCAGTCGCCAAAACCACCAATGGCAGTGCCATTGCCGAGCAAACCGCTGAAGCGTTGACAGAGATTGTCAGCGAAATCGGTAAAGTTTCAGATCTGATTTCTGAAATTACCATCGCCAGCAAAGAACAGGCTGAAGGGGTTAACCAGATCAACATCGGCATCAGCCAGATTGATCAGGTTACTCAACAAAATACCGCCAGCGCCGAACAGAGTGCTGCCGCCTCAGAGGAGCTGTCGGGACAAGCAAGCCAGATGCAGGAGATGCTCAAACAATTCAAACTCAAAAACGTCACGCAAAAACACCTGTCGTTACCGCAAGTGTCCCACCAGGATGATTCATCAGAGCCTTCCGGCGAGTGGGGAAGCCCGGCACGACTCAAGCTCTCCTGA
- the proV gene encoding glycine betaine/L-proline ABC transporter ATP-binding protein ProV, which produces MDEVKVRVENLYKIFGPQPKKVMSLVEQGLTKEEIFERTGATVGVQNASFHINRGEIFVIMGLSGSGKSTMVRMLNRLIEPTSGKIWIDDEELTSMSQDKLIQTRRRKMSMVFQSFALMPHLTVLDNAALGLEISGTDKKERHERAMAALEQVGLEARHASLPSELSGGMQQRVGLARGLAVDPDILLMDEAFSALDPLIRTEMQDELLNLQAKSQRTIVFISHDLDEAMRIGDRIAIMEGGNVVQVGTPEEILQQPANDYVKAFFRGVDPTNILKAEDIARNTQVTVIRHTGEGPRAALQRLISHDRDYGYVLDAQRRFLGVVSTESLRNLIEDSPETKQLDAAFLADATTGRAEDSMQDILAEVVNRPWPLPIIGEDARYLGVISKNQFLRTLQRNHNDEEADSVTQVPDKNTTKGGDQ; this is translated from the coding sequence ATGGATGAAGTTAAAGTCCGGGTAGAAAATTTGTATAAGATCTTCGGCCCGCAACCGAAGAAAGTGATGTCTCTGGTTGAGCAGGGACTGACGAAGGAAGAGATCTTTGAGCGCACTGGTGCCACCGTGGGTGTGCAAAATGCTAGCTTTCACATCAATCGCGGCGAGATTTTTGTCATCATGGGCTTGTCCGGTTCGGGTAAGTCGACCATGGTGCGGATGCTCAATCGCCTGATTGAACCGACCAGCGGCAAAATTTGGATTGATGACGAAGAGTTGACCTCGATGAGTCAGGATAAGTTGATTCAAACCCGGCGGCGCAAAATGAGCATGGTGTTTCAGTCCTTCGCGCTGATGCCCCATTTGACGGTGCTCGACAATGCCGCGTTGGGGTTGGAAATTTCAGGGACGGATAAAAAAGAGCGACACGAACGGGCCATGGCCGCTCTGGAGCAGGTTGGTCTCGAAGCCCGGCATGCCAGCTTGCCGTCGGAGTTGTCCGGCGGGATGCAGCAGCGCGTTGGCCTGGCGCGCGGTTTGGCTGTCGACCCCGATATCCTGCTGATGGATGAAGCTTTTTCCGCGCTCGACCCACTGATTCGCACGGAGATGCAGGATGAGCTGCTCAACCTGCAGGCCAAGTCACAGCGTACCATCGTGTTTATCTCCCACGACCTTGATGAAGCGATGCGCATTGGTGATCGCATCGCCATCATGGAGGGGGGCAATGTGGTGCAGGTGGGTACGCCGGAGGAGATCCTGCAGCAGCCGGCCAATGATTATGTGAAGGCCTTTTTCCGTGGTGTGGATCCGACCAATATTCTCAAAGCGGAAGATATCGCCCGTAATACCCAGGTCACAGTGATCCGTCATACCGGCGAAGGTCCGCGTGCCGCCTTGCAGCGCCTCATCAGTCATGACCGTGATTACGGCTACGTGCTCGATGCGCAGCGTCGTTTCCTCGGCGTGGTTTCGACGGAATCGCTCAGGAATTTGATCGAAGACAGCCCGGAAACGAAACAACTCGATGCCGCCTTCCTGGCAGATGCAACAACGGGTCGGGCAGAAGATTCCATGCAGGACATCCTGGCTGAAGTGGTTAATCGCCCCTGGCCGTTACCGATCATTGGCGAAGATGCCCGCTATCTCGGCGTGATCTCAAAAAATCAGTTTTTACGCACGTTACAACGTAACCACAATGACGAAGAGGCCGATTCCGTCACCCAGGTACCGGATAAAAATACAACGAAAGGTGGTGATCAGTGA
- a CDS encoding permease, with translation MQWNREWKSVALILGVFLVCYYLPVEVISASLWPTNPLWEALYLVRWYAQEHVLLCLMPAFLIAGAVGVFVSQASVMKYLGPKANKILAYGVASVSGTVLAVCSCTILPLFAGIYRMGAGLGPASAFLYSGPAINVLAIVLTASVLGPEMGIARAVGAVVFSLVIGLLMHFFFRREEMEKVAAAAAMPEPEVARPLWQVGVYFVSMVGILVFANWGKPQQMEGLWATIWMEKWLIVGGFGLLLGQCLVWWFRVKGSAIMGVGIPVVFLAILFPEQPVIAFVAGLFGLSLILNTRTDNEELQEWFDTSWDFAKKILPLLFYGVLIAGALLGRPDHEGLIPSHWIASLVGGNGLMANVMASVLGAFMYFATLTEVPILQGLIGAGMGKGPALALLLAGPALSLPNMLVIRSVMGTKKTVVFVCLVIVMATLSGLFYGAMV, from the coding sequence ATGCAGTGGAATCGTGAATGGAAATCTGTGGCCCTGATTCTTGGGGTCTTTTTGGTGTGCTACTACTTGCCTGTTGAGGTGATCAGTGCATCGTTGTGGCCGACAAACCCGCTATGGGAAGCGTTGTATTTGGTCCGCTGGTATGCCCAGGAGCATGTGTTGCTGTGCCTGATGCCCGCCTTTTTGATCGCCGGTGCTGTCGGTGTGTTTGTCAGCCAGGCGTCGGTGATGAAATATCTCGGACCCAAAGCCAACAAAATCCTGGCTTACGGGGTGGCTTCGGTGTCGGGTACCGTGCTGGCCGTATGTTCCTGCACCATTCTACCGCTTTTTGCCGGTATCTATCGCATGGGTGCAGGGCTGGGGCCAGCCAGTGCTTTTCTTTATTCCGGACCGGCAATCAATGTTCTTGCCATTGTTCTCACGGCATCGGTGTTGGGGCCGGAGATGGGCATTGCCCGCGCCGTGGGGGCGGTGGTTTTCAGTCTGGTGATCGGGTTGCTGATGCATTTTTTCTTTCGTCGCGAAGAGATGGAAAAGGTGGCTGCTGCCGCTGCAATGCCTGAACCGGAGGTCGCGCGGCCGTTATGGCAGGTGGGCGTGTATTTTGTCAGCATGGTGGGCATTCTGGTGTTTGCCAACTGGGGTAAGCCGCAGCAGATGGAAGGCCTGTGGGCGACCATCTGGATGGAGAAATGGTTGATCGTCGGTGGCTTTGGCCTGTTGCTCGGTCAATGCCTGGTCTGGTGGTTCCGGGTCAAAGGGAGCGCCATCATGGGTGTTGGTATCCCGGTGGTCTTTCTGGCGATTCTGTTTCCGGAGCAACCTGTGATCGCTTTTGTTGCCGGACTGTTTGGCTTAAGTCTGATTCTCAATACTCGCACCGACAATGAGGAATTGCAGGAATGGTTTGATACTTCATGGGATTTTGCCAAGAAAATTTTACCCCTGTTGTTTTACGGAGTGCTGATTGCCGGTGCTCTGCTTGGTCGGCCCGACCATGAGGGATTGATTCCATCGCACTGGATTGCCTCGCTGGTCGGGGGCAATGGTCTTATGGCCAATGTCATGGCCTCGGTGTTGGGGGCGTTTATGTATTTTGCCACTTTGACTGAGGTGCCGATCCTTCAAGGACTGATCGGTGCCGGGATGGGTAAAGGTCCGGCGCTGGCTTTGTTGTTGGCTGGTCCGGCGCTGTCGCTGCCCAATATGCTGGTGATTCGCAGTGTTATGGGCACCAAGAAAACCGTGGTGTTTGTCTGTCTGGTTATTGTCATGGCGACACTGAGTGGTCTGTTTTACGGGGCCATGGTTTAA
- a CDS encoding ArsR/SmtB family transcription factor → MMDQIKKERFDARARILKALAHPTRLFIVDQLEQQERSVNELTAMVGADVSTVSKHLSQLKQVGIVRDEKRGNHVFYHLAVPCVMNFFDCVEAVIEEQHLRHMRLVNGDGD, encoded by the coding sequence ATGATGGATCAGATCAAAAAAGAGCGGTTTGACGCTCGTGCGCGGATTTTGAAAGCGTTGGCGCATCCGACCCGGTTGTTTATTGTTGATCAGCTTGAGCAGCAAGAGCGCAGTGTCAACGAGCTGACCGCCATGGTTGGAGCCGATGTATCCACGGTGTCCAAGCATCTGTCGCAACTCAAGCAGGTCGGTATTGTCCGTGATGAAAAACGGGGTAACCACGTCTTCTACCACTTGGCGGTTCCCTGTGTGATGAACTTTTTTGACTGTGTCGAAGCGGTGATTGAAGAGCAGCACCTGCGGCATATGCGATTGGTAAACGGTGACGGCGATTAA
- a CDS encoding ABC transporter permease, whose product MEWLNFEDQLIPLDEWVQDGVRWLAMNYRDIFQAIKVPIEKSLDGFQWLFNSLPPIVVIVFLALLAWRYAGKRVTLFTVSSLFLIGFLGQWEATMTTLSMVVCSVLFCGLVGIPLGILSGRSDRFEMLLRPCLDAMQTTPAFVYLVPVVMLFSIGPVSGILATIVFAMPPIIRLTNLGIRQVHPELVEAAIAFGSTPWQVLCKVQFPLALPSIMAGLNQTIMMALSMVVIAAMIGAGGLGDPVVQGLNTLEIGLATIGGLSIVLLAMILDRITQGIGRK is encoded by the coding sequence ATGGAATGGCTAAACTTTGAAGATCAGCTGATTCCCCTCGACGAATGGGTACAAGACGGTGTGCGCTGGCTGGCGATGAACTATCGGGATATTTTTCAGGCCATTAAGGTCCCGATCGAAAAATCTCTGGACGGTTTTCAGTGGCTGTTCAACAGCTTGCCGCCCATTGTGGTGATTGTATTCCTGGCTCTGCTGGCCTGGCGCTATGCGGGTAAGCGGGTCACGCTGTTCACGGTCAGCAGTCTGTTTCTGATCGGTTTTCTCGGCCAGTGGGAGGCGACCATGACCACCTTGTCGATGGTGGTGTGCTCGGTGCTGTTCTGTGGTCTGGTCGGCATACCACTGGGCATCCTCTCCGGACGCAGTGACCGCTTTGAGATGTTGTTGCGGCCGTGTCTCGACGCTATGCAGACCACCCCGGCCTTTGTCTATCTGGTGCCCGTGGTCATGTTGTTCAGTATCGGTCCTGTTTCCGGCATTCTCGCCACCATTGTGTTTGCCATGCCGCCGATTATTCGCTTGACCAATCTCGGTATCCGTCAGGTGCATCCTGAACTGGTGGAGGCGGCCATCGCCTTTGGCTCCACGCCGTGGCAGGTGCTGTGTAAAGTGCAGTTTCCCCTGGCTTTGCCGTCGATTATGGCTGGATTAAACCAGACCATCATGATGGCGCTGTCCATGGTGGTCATTGCCGCCATGATCGGCGCTGGTGGCCTCGGTGATCCGGTTGTCCAGGGCCTCAATACACTGGAGATCGGCCTCGCCACCATTGGTGGCCTGTCGATTGTTTTGCTCGCAATGATTCTCGACCGTATTACTCAAGGGATCGGTCGTAAATAA
- a CDS encoding thioredoxin family protein produces MVTIQILGTGCQKCTELANNAEQAATKLGLEYSLEKITDLNQIVTFGCMTTPGLVINGQLVSQGKLLKAEQVQSLLKK; encoded by the coding sequence ATGGTAACGATCCAAATTTTGGGAACAGGCTGTCAGAAATGTACTGAGCTGGCAAACAATGCCGAACAGGCTGCAACAAAATTGGGACTGGAGTACAGCTTAGAGAAAATCACCGATCTGAATCAGATTGTGACATTCGGTTGCATGACGACGCCGGGATTGGTGATTAATGGTCAATTGGTCAGCCAGGGGAAATTACTCAAAGCGGAACAGGTCCAATCGTTGTTAAAAAAATAA
- a CDS encoding BCCT family transporter — protein sequence MSHYVDEKDAHEKQQLAEKLKKAEKEARRKAIAERERFTGLQIRPTASIYDDAERKEPGEDNWVGFGFDLHPQVTFMSTAVLIAFILLTIMFREQATELFSTTMSFITVTFGWFLVLAANIFILAALFFAFGPFAHIRIGGNKAKPEFTTAAWFTMLLSAGMGIGLMFWSVGEPMYHFSSPSPMFSGVVGGSPEAAQAAMGITYFHWGLHPWAIYTIVGLGLAFFAYNRGLPLTIRSIFYPILGNRIHGFWGNFIDILSVIATLMGLATSLGLGVKQVNAGLNFLFGINVSVTTQVILIAVITCFATLSVVSGLDGGVKRLSQWNMGLAAALMLFVLIAGPTVFILSGFTQNLGFYLRELPELSLWTETFRQSNWQGSWTVFYWAWWISWSPFVGMFIARISKGRTVREFVLGVMLIPTLLSFVWMAVFGGAAIEIQSSGAADIMSAVKADVSTAMFVMFEQFPMTHVLSFVGIVLVTVFFITSSDSGSLVVDHLTSGGKLDSPIPQRVFWAVMEGVVAAVLLIGGGLVTLQTAAVSTGLPFAVVLLLIIYALYIGFSQELFVENAVKKRLRRVEEDHRLTVAIELANSDDE from the coding sequence ATGAGTCATTATGTTGACGAAAAAGACGCCCACGAGAAACAGCAACTCGCTGAAAAATTGAAAAAAGCCGAAAAAGAAGCACGCCGTAAAGCGATCGCCGAGCGTGAACGTTTTACCGGGCTGCAGATTCGGCCGACAGCATCCATCTATGACGATGCTGAGCGTAAGGAGCCCGGTGAAGACAACTGGGTTGGCTTCGGTTTTGACCTGCATCCGCAGGTGACGTTTATGTCGACGGCGGTTCTGATCGCGTTTATTCTGCTCACGATCATGTTTCGAGAGCAGGCAACGGAGCTGTTCAGCACGACAATGTCTTTCATAACAGTCACTTTTGGCTGGTTTTTGGTTCTGGCGGCAAATATTTTTATACTTGCCGCTTTGTTTTTTGCCTTCGGCCCGTTCGCTCATATCCGTATCGGTGGTAACAAGGCCAAGCCTGAATTTACCACGGCAGCCTGGTTTACCATGTTACTCAGTGCTGGCATGGGCATCGGTCTGATGTTCTGGAGTGTCGGCGAACCCATGTACCATTTCAGTTCGCCCTCGCCGATGTTCTCAGGGGTTGTCGGTGGTTCTCCAGAGGCGGCCCAGGCGGCCATGGGCATCACCTATTTCCATTGGGGGCTGCACCCCTGGGCCATTTACACTATTGTCGGCCTCGGACTGGCGTTTTTTGCCTACAATCGTGGCCTGCCTCTGACCATTCGCTCCATCTTCTACCCCATTCTCGGCAATCGAATTCACGGTTTTTGGGGTAATTTTATCGATATCCTCTCTGTTATCGCCACCCTGATGGGGCTGGCCACCTCCCTTGGCCTGGGAGTCAAGCAGGTTAACGCCGGTTTGAATTTCCTGTTCGGCATCAATGTCAGTGTCACGACCCAGGTGATTCTTATTGCCGTGATTACCTGCTTTGCCACGTTGTCGGTGGTGTCCGGTCTTGACGGTGGCGTCAAGCGCCTCAGCCAGTGGAATATGGGGTTGGCTGCTGCGTTAATGTTGTTTGTGCTGATCGCCGGACCAACGGTGTTTATCCTCAGTGGCTTTACTCAGAATCTGGGTTTTTATCTGCGCGAGCTTCCTGAACTGAGTTTGTGGACCGAGACGTTCCGCCAATCCAACTGGCAGGGCTCATGGACGGTTTTTTACTGGGCTTGGTGGATCTCCTGGTCGCCGTTTGTCGGTATGTTTATCGCCCGCATCTCTAAAGGGCGGACCGTACGTGAATTTGTGCTTGGTGTCATGCTGATTCCGACCTTGCTGTCGTTTGTGTGGATGGCGGTGTTTGGCGGCGCTGCCATTGAGATTCAGAGCAGTGGGGCTGCGGATATCATGTCTGCGGTTAAGGCCGATGTGTCAACGGCTATGTTTGTCATGTTTGAGCAGTTTCCCATGACCCATGTTTTGTCGTTTGTCGGTATTGTCCTGGTAACCGTCTTCTTTATCACCTCTTCGGACTCCGGTTCGCTGGTGGTCGATCATCTGACGTCTGGTGGTAAGCTTGATTCTCCGATACCGCAGCGCGTGTTCTGGGCGGTTATGGAGGGTGTGGTTGCTGCGGTGTTGTTGATCGGCGGAGGTCTGGTAACCTTGCAAACCGCAGCGGTGAGTACCGGGCTGCCGTTTGCCGTGGTGTTATTACTGATTATCTATGCGCTCTACATCGGCTTTTCCCAGGAGTTATTTGTGGAAAATGCGGTCAAAAAACGGTTGAGACGCGTGGAGGAAGATCATCGCCTGACCGTGGCCATTGAGCTGGCCAACAGTGATGATGAGTAG
- a CDS encoding tetratricopeptide repeat protein, producing the protein MSQPVMDIVNAIVSEGEHLLEAQQYRRALPCFIESARLCRQISQDAYVRQMTIVASLYFELDQIEECLDVYRSLYDGFAAEQNLAAQARVLNNMGLIYRRNGQHDAALAHYQRARELFEILDDVYHIAEQFENIGMVYRDKQDYLLGLKNYHDALKLFTLLNNRGKIADLHSNVAQITAIQGDTDAALQWYQAALDLYEGVNDGERCQHIVQHVEKLRAVAS; encoded by the coding sequence ATGTCACAACCGGTTATGGATATCGTCAACGCGATTGTGTCCGAAGGCGAACACTTGCTCGAAGCTCAGCAGTATCGGCGTGCTCTGCCGTGTTTTATCGAGTCGGCCCGTTTGTGCCGCCAGATCAGTCAGGACGCCTACGTGCGACAGATGACGATTGTTGCCAGTCTTTATTTTGAACTGGATCAGATTGAGGAGTGCCTTGATGTGTATCGCTCCCTTTATGATGGGTTTGCCGCAGAGCAGAATCTGGCTGCCCAGGCACGGGTCCTCAATAACATGGGGTTGATTTATCGGCGCAATGGCCAGCACGATGCGGCGTTGGCGCATTATCAACGCGCTCGTGAGCTGTTTGAAATTCTCGACGATGTTTATCATATTGCCGAACAGTTTGAAAACATCGGCATGGTTTATCGCGATAAACAGGATTACCTGCTCGGTCTGAAAAACTATCACGATGCCCTGAAGTTGTTCACGTTACTAAACAATCGCGGAAAAATTGCCGACTTACATAGTAATGTTGCACAAATTACGGCGATTCAGGGAGATACAGATGCCGCCCTGCAATGGTACCAGGCGGCACTGGATTTGTATGAAGGCGTCAATGATGGGGAGAGATGCCAACATATCGTGCAACATGTTGAAAAATTGCGAGCTGTCGCCAGCTAG
- a CDS encoding DUF4125 family protein, with product MMTQPTQLIERIVKRELEMFLTMPARHQRLCHEDPESFKQHRRARFICWSLRTLASYLQDLDTSHKAGVNLMTVKYAHMEKLIPRHNDTALIDALVAAFCHWEKECVQRYPHFMAQGQAPFVNGGQSQLVPFENSLRGELESYSLQTLKLLWRDVLRLQQRGDNLSEKTYQYLIEQWGLDSIEHLEEFMARHSASMSRKVARGTNETHASTHRAPALKVPVH from the coding sequence ATGATGACACAGCCGACACAACTGATTGAACGGATCGTCAAGCGGGAACTGGAGATGTTTTTAACCATGCCTGCCCGCCATCAACGCCTTTGTCACGAAGATCCCGAAAGCTTCAAGCAGCATCGTCGTGCGCGCTTTATCTGTTGGTCATTACGTACTCTGGCCAGCTATCTGCAAGATCTTGATACCTCCCATAAAGCCGGAGTCAATCTGATGACGGTAAAATACGCCCACATGGAAAAGCTGATTCCCCGTCACAACGATACGGCTCTTATTGATGCTCTAGTCGCCGCGTTCTGTCACTGGGAGAAGGAGTGTGTTCAACGATATCCTCACTTCATGGCTCAAGGGCAAGCCCCGTTTGTCAATGGCGGGCAGTCGCAACTGGTTCCCTTTGAAAACAGTCTGCGCGGTGAACTGGAGAGTTATTCACTGCAGACTCTGAAGTTGCTGTGGCGCGATGTGCTGCGGCTGCAACAACGGGGGGACAATCTCTCGGAAAAGACCTATCAGTATCTTATTGAGCAATGGGGTCTCGACAGTATTGAACATCTTGAAGAGTTCATGGCCCGACATTCGGCCAGCATGTCGAGAAAAGTGGCCAGAGGTACCAACGAGACTCACGCTTCAACACATCGAGCGCCAGCCTTGAAAGTGCCGGTCCATTAG